A region of Tistrella mobilis DNA encodes the following proteins:
- a CDS encoding phage tail protein translates to MDGVYLGAVFLWAPSFAPRGYTFCNGQLLSIAQNDALFGLIGTTFGGDGQTTFALPNLIGRTPLGAGQGPGLSNYALGQTGGSETVTLTGNNLAHHTHTVTAELQGAIPVATTDATESEPANNVVLGNGNFVQTNAPGSPTRPANLFVAKQDPEATLPVQMNGQVAVGSSGMNVPVQIMQPYAVLQYITPLYGIYPPQG, encoded by the coding sequence ATGGACGGAGTTTATCTGGGGGCCGTGTTCCTCTGGGCGCCGAGCTTTGCACCGCGCGGCTATACCTTCTGCAACGGCCAGTTGCTGTCGATCGCGCAGAACGACGCCCTGTTCGGCCTGATCGGTACGACTTTCGGCGGCGATGGCCAGACCACCTTTGCCCTGCCCAACCTGATCGGCCGCACGCCCCTGGGCGCGGGCCAGGGGCCCGGCCTGTCGAACTATGCCCTGGGCCAGACCGGCGGCAGCGAGACCGTCACGCTGACCGGCAATAATCTGGCCCATCACACCCATACCGTTACGGCAGAGCTGCAGGGCGCAATTCCGGTCGCCACCACCGACGCGACCGAGTCCGAGCCGGCCAATAACGTCGTCCTGGGCAATGGTAATTTCGTGCAGACCAATGCGCCCGGTTCCCCCACCCGGCCCGCCAATCTGTTCGTCGCCAAACAGGACCCGGAAGCGACCCTGCCGGTGCAGATGAACGGCCAGGTCGCCGTCGGCTCGTCGGGCATGAACGTCCCGGTCCAGATCATGCAGCCTTACGCGGTGCTGCAATACATCACCCCGCTCTACGGCATTTATCCGCCGCAGGGCTGA
- a CDS encoding phage tail protein has translation MNPYIGLCMHWAPNFAPRNWAYCANQLMAISQNTALFSLIGTIYGGNGIQTFALPDLRGRAGLAAGRSTTGTIYVEGEVAGTDQTTLLMTNMPAHTHAVSPVTGTLPATATQADTNGPATGLAFGTAHTIFDNGGSEISAPVNAYAAGPGDVTSAAGASGGTVTFGVTGHTAQTPITQPYLGLNIIIAMYGIFPPRS, from the coding sequence ATGAACCCCTATATCGGACTCTGCATGCATTGGGCGCCGAATTTCGCCCCCCGCAACTGGGCCTACTGCGCCAATCAGCTGATGGCGATCAGCCAGAACACCGCACTGTTTTCGCTGATCGGCACCATCTATGGCGGTAACGGCATCCAGACCTTCGCCCTGCCCGATCTGCGCGGCCGCGCCGGCCTGGCCGCCGGCCGCTCGACCACCGGCACCATCTATGTCGAAGGCGAAGTCGCCGGCACCGACCAGACCACCTTGCTGATGACCAATATGCCGGCCCATACCCATGCGGTCAGCCCGGTCACCGGCACCCTGCCGGCCACCGCCACCCAGGCCGATACCAACGGGCCGGCCACGGGGCTCGCCTTCGGCACGGCGCACACGATCTTCGACAACGGAGGCAGCGAGATTTCAGCCCCGGTCAACGCCTATGCAGCCGGCCCGGGGGATGTCACCTCGGCGGCGGGGGCGTCCGGCGGCACGGTCACCTTCGGGGTGACCGGCCATACGGCCCAGACCCCGATCACCCAGCCCTATCTGGGCCTGAACATCATCATCGCCATGTACGGCATTTTCCCGCCGCGCAGCTGA
- a CDS encoding phage tail protein, whose amino-acid sequence MDSPFIASIVTWMPNFAPKGWAFCHGQILSIAQNQAVFALIGTTYGGNGSTTFALPDLRSRIPVGTGNGPGLSPVSLGQAAGSETQTMTDQTLPAHTHFALPELRPALPLSTAPATAPDPATGVLATGSVRIGSGPAAQTFPVSNFTTAQANAVLPVTMPGDLTATPTGNSQPFSIMQPYTALNFIFAMQGIYPPRS is encoded by the coding sequence ATGGACTCACCCTTCATCGCCAGCATCGTGACCTGGATGCCGAATTTCGCGCCCAAGGGATGGGCCTTCTGCCACGGCCAGATCCTCTCGATCGCCCAGAATCAGGCGGTGTTCGCGCTGATCGGCACCACCTATGGCGGCAACGGCAGCACCACCTTCGCCCTGCCCGACCTGCGCAGCCGCATCCCCGTCGGTACCGGCAACGGCCCCGGCCTGTCACCGGTTTCTCTGGGCCAGGCGGCCGGCAGCGAAACCCAGACCATGACCGATCAGACCCTGCCGGCCCATACCCATTTCGCCCTGCCCGAGCTGCGCCCGGCCCTGCCGCTGTCGACCGCCCCGGCCACGGCGCCCGATCCGGCCACCGGCGTGCTCGCCACCGGATCGGTCCGCATCGGCAGCGGCCCGGCCGCCCAGACCTTTCCGGTGTCGAATTTCACCACCGCTCAGGCCAATGCCGTGCTGCCGGTCACCATGCCGGGGGATCTGACCGCGACCCCCACCGGCAACTCCCAGCCCTTTTCGATCATGCAGCCCTATACGGCGCTCAACTTCATCTTTGCGATGCAGGGCATCTATCCGCCGCGCAGCTGA
- a CDS encoding DUF6916 family protein — protein MFENFTFETFAPHVGTEFHVRLPQGNLPLTLVSAQPGIQAMLTGQRRLGFSLIFRGPPQIYLPANSYDIAHPRLGLLKMMFICPVIAPVDPSTGRPVPGNHYEAIFN, from the coding sequence ATGTTCGAGAACTTCACCTTTGAAACCTTCGCGCCGCATGTGGGCACCGAATTCCATGTGCGCCTGCCCCAGGGCAATCTGCCGCTGACCCTGGTGTCCGCCCAGCCCGGTATCCAGGCCATGTTGACCGGCCAGCGCCGCCTGGGCTTCAGCCTGATCTTCCGCGGCCCCCCCCAGATCTACCTGCCGGCCAACAGCTACGACATCGCCCATCCCCGGCTGGGGCTGCTGAAGATGATGTTCATCTGCCCGGTGATCGCACCGGTCGATCCGTCGACCGGGCGGCCGGTGCCGGGCAATCACTACGAAGCGATCTTCAATTGA